One stretch of Candidatus Bathyarchaeia archaeon DNA includes these proteins:
- a CDS encoding AAA family ATPase has translation MPYIKRIELKGFKSFGPQTVKVNLDKGFTAITGPNGSGKTNIMDSLLFSLGELSTRRLRAENASKLIFHGSEKAHLEKSRMAKVLIQFDNSDGIMPVDTTTVTIGREVYRNGQSVYRLNGRRISRQHILEILSVAGVSSASQNIIPQGTITRLTDLTSLERRKIIEDLVGIGQYDAEKAGAEEKLRTADIAIRTAMGRIDEVQKRLDDLERERNQLQRSNFIHQEIKKFEAIKISHEIIQLTKKVEEATVQAEKAKTKADKLKELREASRTKRREVEGEWRRLSSEIVEDGGSQVMKVQIRIGELKSQLTELNSKVSSGQASIESLTKVKENNLQQYQNIRSEIQQNRLSIRKYRVDFEGLQTQINEKSAEHEALAQETSQLWANLGENSQKTRDIEQQIENHNKRLAFLRSEFTKGKTFIKASSGRLRELSARKERFTATLAEVEKSLSELDSVQKEQKLQLKNLEKTIEKRLGQKEAAEREITEAGKIANSAKEAVIEFATQRELAETVAAEEKALRSIEELGDLGVIVGVYGRLRNLIKIDKSFKKALDAASTGWMDALVVKDIDSAFTCTETLRRMKLGRIKIIPLQSASNPKELQAPTRSGVIGVASGFVKCDKEHLAAANFVFGDTVVVADDKTGFALSTQGYRAVTVNGDLYEPGAFEGGYYRAPLDFSKIIPSENAIKSLDEAVKALQTHLTQRGNDIASFEEEITRSRIEITRLSEVIATLDREIIRVKRSVKRNQISLRRVEKFRGRIEKEIEVEKGRMNLFKVERDAIKRGIGKLQVELVEFRRKTDVGHIQELEVKRETIGEEMNTLRQKLGSIQTELSTCQSQFDNVLRVGYQNSKIQISKLEQQQRRVEKEVAEASQERETLKQELDELDKNRVELSQAVLSAKEDSKKFTSQIDSIDAELRSLDTEYEQAEQLFNQLQLSVQTSRLQLTQYQNQLRQLNYDAPLESTQKQVEEAQTTIQMMRFELDRIGAVNQLALAHYDEQISRYRELSMRLNELEREKQAIVQFMDQIEAKKRKVFLDAFAKINTNLTKFFDKLTGGGNASLKLEKPDDPFVGGIDMIVQFPNKPSIVVSGASGGERSVSAVAFIFAIKEFSPASFYVFDEVDAHLDAFHTTKLGELFLEESDKTQFIVVTLKPEMVNKAQKVYGVYERNGVSAVLSAKFMEAAR, from the coding sequence ATGCCCTACATTAAACGAATTGAGTTGAAAGGCTTCAAGTCATTCGGACCGCAAACCGTTAAAGTAAACCTAGATAAGGGCTTCACAGCAATCACTGGACCCAACGGAAGCGGCAAAACCAACATCATGGACTCCTTGCTTTTCAGCCTCGGCGAACTCAGCACCCGCAGGCTCCGCGCCGAGAACGCTTCCAAACTCATCTTTCACGGCAGCGAAAAAGCCCATTTAGAAAAATCTCGCATGGCAAAAGTTCTCATCCAATTTGACAACTCCGACGGCATCATGCCCGTAGACACAACAACAGTAACCATCGGCAGGGAAGTCTACCGCAACGGACAAAGCGTCTACAGACTCAACGGCAGACGCATAAGCCGCCAACATATCTTGGAGATTTTGTCGGTTGCAGGCGTCAGCAGCGCCAGCCAAAACATCATCCCCCAAGGCACCATCACACGCTTAACCGACTTAACCTCGCTGGAGCGACGCAAAATCATCGAAGACCTTGTCGGCATCGGGCAGTACGATGCGGAGAAAGCAGGCGCAGAAGAGAAACTGCGAACCGCCGACATCGCCATCCGAACCGCCATGGGCAGAATCGACGAAGTGCAGAAACGGCTAGACGACCTCGAACGCGAACGTAACCAGCTGCAGCGCTCCAACTTCATTCACCAAGAAATTAAAAAGTTTGAAGCCATCAAAATCAGCCACGAAATCATCCAACTAACCAAAAAAGTCGAAGAAGCCACCGTTCAAGCAGAAAAAGCCAAAACCAAAGCCGACAAACTCAAAGAACTCCGTGAAGCTTCTCGAACCAAACGCCGCGAAGTGGAAGGCGAATGGCGGCGGCTCAGCAGCGAAATCGTTGAAGACGGCGGCTCGCAGGTGATGAAGGTGCAGATTCGCATCGGCGAGTTGAAATCTCAATTAACCGAACTCAACAGTAAGGTAAGTTCTGGGCAAGCCAGCATAGAAAGCCTTACGAAAGTAAAAGAAAACAACCTGCAGCAGTACCAGAACATACGCAGCGAAATCCAGCAGAACCGTCTTAGCATCCGAAAATACCGCGTTGACTTTGAAGGTCTGCAAACGCAAATTAACGAGAAATCCGCTGAGCATGAAGCTTTGGCGCAGGAAACATCTCAGTTGTGGGCTAACTTGGGAGAAAACAGCCAGAAAACCCGCGACATCGAACAACAAATTGAAAACCACAACAAACGGTTGGCGTTTTTGCGTTCGGAGTTTACCAAAGGAAAAACCTTCATCAAAGCCAGTTCCGGTCGGCTTCGTGAGTTAAGCGCGCGCAAAGAACGCTTCACCGCCACTTTGGCTGAAGTGGAGAAATCTCTCTCTGAACTGGACAGTGTCCAGAAGGAGCAGAAGCTTCAGCTTAAAAATCTGGAGAAAACCATCGAGAAACGGCTGGGACAAAAGGAGGCGGCGGAGCGGGAAATCACCGAAGCGGGCAAAATTGCTAACTCTGCCAAGGAAGCGGTTATCGAGTTTGCGACTCAGCGGGAGCTTGCTGAAACGGTGGCGGCGGAAGAAAAAGCCCTTCGCAGCATTGAAGAGTTGGGTGACTTGGGCGTTATTGTGGGCGTTTATGGTCGCCTTCGAAACTTAATTAAAATTGACAAGAGCTTCAAGAAGGCGTTGGACGCCGCGTCCACGGGGTGGATGGATGCTTTAGTGGTCAAAGACATAGACTCCGCTTTCACCTGCACTGAAACGCTGCGCCGAATGAAGCTGGGCAGAATCAAAATAATCCCCCTGCAAAGTGCCTCTAACCCGAAGGAGCTTCAAGCGCCTACCCGTTCAGGCGTAATCGGGGTTGCTTCGGGGTTTGTGAAGTGCGATAAAGAGCACTTGGCAGCCGCTAACTTTGTGTTTGGCGACACGGTGGTGGTTGCAGACGACAAAACCGGGTTCGCGCTATCCACGCAAGGGTACCGTGCCGTCACGGTGAATGGGGACCTTTATGAGCCTGGAGCTTTTGAAGGCGGCTATTATCGTGCGCCTCTTGATTTCTCCAAGATTATCCCCAGCGAAAACGCCATCAAAAGCCTAGATGAAGCCGTCAAAGCCCTTCAAACACACTTGACCCAGCGGGGAAACGACATCGCCTCGTTTGAAGAGGAAATCACCCGTTCCCGCATCGAAATCACCCGCCTCTCCGAAGTCATAGCCACCTTGGACAGGGAAATAATCCGCGTTAAACGCAGCGTCAAACGCAACCAAATCAGCCTGCGTCGCGTCGAGAAATTCCGCGGACGCATTGAGAAAGAAATTGAAGTGGAAAAAGGTCGCATGAACCTGTTCAAAGTGGAGCGCGACGCCATCAAAAGAGGCATCGGAAAGCTCCAAGTTGAATTAGTTGAGTTTCGTCGCAAAACCGATGTGGGGCACATTCAGGAGCTGGAGGTGAAGCGAGAAACCATCGGCGAAGAAATGAACACCCTGCGGCAAAAACTTGGCTCCATCCAAACCGAACTGTCCACCTGTCAGTCCCAGTTTGACAATGTGCTGCGGGTGGGCTATCAGAACAGCAAAATCCAAATTTCAAAGCTGGAACAGCAGCAGCGGCGGGTGGAAAAAGAAGTTGCTGAAGCAAGCCAAGAGCGGGAAACGTTAAAGCAGGAGTTGGATGAGCTTGACAAGAACCGTGTGGAGCTTTCGCAGGCTGTTCTTTCCGCCAAGGAGGACTCAAAGAAGTTTACCTCCCAGATTGACTCTATCGACGCTGAGCTGCGTTCTTTGGATACAGAGTATGAGCAGGCGGAACAGCTTTTTAATCAACTGCAGCTTAGTGTCCAGACTTCGCGGTTGCAGCTTACCCAGTACCAAAACCAGCTTCGGCAGCTTAACTATGATGCGCCGTTGGAGTCAACCCAGAAACAAGTCGAGGAAGCCCAGACAACCATTCAGATGATGCGGTTTGAGTTAGACCGAATCGGTGCTGTAAACCAGTTGGCTCTGGCTCACTATGACGAACAAATCTCCAGATACCGCGAGTTGTCGATGCGGCTAAACGAGTTGGAGCGGGAAAAACAGGCAATCGTGCAGTTTATGGACCAGATTGAAGCCAAGAAACGCAAAGTGTTCTTGGATGCATTTGCCAAAATCAACACCAACCTCACAAAGTTTTTTGATAAGCTCACAGGCGGCGGAAACGCTTCGCTCAAGCTGGAAAAACCCGATGACCCGTTTGTCGGTGGTATAGACATGATTGTGCAGTTCCCCAACAAACCCAGCATCGTCGTAAGTGGTGCCAGCGGTGGGGAACGTTCAGTTTCGGCGGTTGCATTCATTTTTGCAATCAAAGAGTTTTCCCCTGCCTCCTTCTACGTGTTTGACGAGGTGGATGCTCACTTGGATGCTTTTCACACCACCAAGCTTGGGGAACTCTTCTTGGAGGAGTCCGACAAGACCCAGTTCATTGTGGTTACCCTTAAGCCTGAAATGGTGAACAAAGCCCAGAAAGTTTACGGTGTCTATGAACGTAACGGTGTTTCAGCCGTTTTGTCCGCAAAGTTTATGGAGGCAGCCCGTTGA
- a CDS encoding 4Fe-4S binding protein: MPPATSDIIIVLAFVAVVVIGVVGILRLTKNKTKNVSNLRLFIQTAAVIAVFMGLLLGPFNMPLWAPLGPSPRDRLIGTEFFGNQFPDGLSVPILACYYSNGRTVTCPLWQIQAYIFPFWDFQRGYAVFYSTSGLEKLAIVFGLLIVMSLVLGRFFCGWLCPFGLYMDLLTHVRKLFRRRHLTLSEKNNTQLGQLRYIIIAVFLILSVIFGSQAIFGTQLIPGTTPGGPLGTEAGIVGRINEPFCLVCPMRPLCVLAECAVGSMNFDYVSQITYGPFWISGFYITSINLAVLIIVTILSLAYRRFWCRICPLGALTALFSTFTPFKQIALTKLHKNEEKCTKCGICKRVCPTQATQMYEKKGGDVTESRCMLCLRCVEMCPQKDALTLQVGGKDVFKSRNWLEPANPER, from the coding sequence ATGCCCCCTGCAACCTCTGACATCATCATCGTGCTTGCCTTTGTGGCAGTAGTGGTCATTGGCGTTGTTGGTATTTTACGGCTGACAAAAAACAAAACCAAAAACGTCAGCAACCTTCGCCTCTTCATCCAAACCGCTGCAGTCATTGCAGTTTTCATGGGGTTGCTTTTAGGTCCCTTCAATATGCCCCTTTGGGCGCCTCTGGGTCCTTCACCGCGCGACCGCTTAATCGGCACAGAATTCTTTGGCAACCAGTTTCCCGACGGGCTCTCCGTTCCCATCCTTGCATGCTACTACTCTAACGGGCGAACCGTAACCTGCCCTCTCTGGCAAATTCAAGCCTATATTTTCCCGTTCTGGGATTTCCAACGTGGCTATGCGGTGTTTTACTCTACGTCGGGTTTGGAGAAATTAGCCATCGTTTTCGGCTTGCTCATAGTCATGTCGCTTGTGTTGGGGCGGTTCTTCTGTGGGTGGCTGTGTCCCTTCGGTTTATACATGGACCTGCTTACTCATGTTCGAAAACTCTTCCGCCGCCGACACCTGACCCTCTCGGAGAAAAACAACACGCAACTTGGGCAACTCCGATACATCATCATCGCTGTTTTTCTGATTTTAAGCGTCATTTTCGGCTCCCAAGCCATCTTCGGCACCCAGCTCATCCCCGGAACCACGCCGGGCGGACCTTTAGGCACCGAAGCAGGCATCGTGGGCAGAATCAACGAGCCCTTCTGCTTGGTTTGCCCCATGCGTCCCCTATGTGTGCTGGCGGAATGCGCCGTGGGCAGCATGAACTTTGACTACGTTTCCCAAATAACCTATGGTCCCTTCTGGATAAGCGGCTTTTACATAACCTCCATAAACCTAGCCGTCCTCATAATCGTAACCATCTTGTCCTTGGCGTACCGGCGGTTCTGGTGCCGCATCTGCCCCTTAGGCGCCTTGACAGCGCTTTTTAGTACGTTTACGCCGTTTAAGCAAATTGCCCTAACCAAACTGCACAAAAACGAAGAAAAATGCACCAAATGCGGCATATGCAAACGTGTCTGTCCCACCCAAGCCACCCAAATGTATGAAAAGAAGGGTGGCGACGTAACGGAATCCCGCTGCATGCTTTGCCTGCGTTGTGTAGAGATGTGCCCGCAAAAAGATGCTTTGACGCTTCAGGTGGGGGGCAAAGATGTTTTCAAGTCGCGGAACTGGCTGGAGCCTGCAAACCCCGAAAGATAA
- a CDS encoding RsmB/NOP family class I SAM-dependent RNA methyltransferase has product MLKDAWSIAIETLSWIELKKLSEHMALATTVKQLGIRDPDAVRLGYGLVVETERRRNLIDKFLNNTLKPKTLDEFTVGIHAFLRLYVYQTRVARNWGGFDLKEAEHIAKLGRAILGWETLREVELYLGFLLTQKIEPLFEAAEDEEKVALQTFHPTWFVKYCFDLFGKTEAKAFLDGNLSPPETCIRLSTLRATQEEIVQKLEAEGVKLKKVEPLTHTYRVQSSKRPLNRLDSYRLGFFYIQDKASCFATEAANPKPNDTVLDVCAAPGAKTTYLAQIMQNQGTIYSVDYSKRRIKTWRQEVGRMWVNIAQPIMADARSPLPLEVEADVVVLDPPCSSTGVFAKLPAAKWRLSPKSIQKMADIQWMMINNCASKVRQGGFLMYSTCSVTVEENEEIVERFLQRYPNFELVEITPKMGLPGLRGFDRCQRLYPHIHHSNGFFIAKMQKK; this is encoded by the coding sequence TTGCTAAAAGACGCTTGGTCCATCGCCATCGAAACCCTCAGCTGGATAGAACTCAAAAAACTCAGCGAACACATGGCTCTAGCCACAACTGTGAAACAACTGGGCATCCGCGACCCCGACGCAGTCCGTTTAGGCTACGGCTTGGTGGTGGAAACCGAACGTCGCCGAAACCTCATCGACAAATTCCTCAACAACACCCTAAAACCAAAAACCCTTGACGAATTCACCGTTGGCATCCACGCATTTCTCAGGCTGTACGTTTACCAGACCCGCGTCGCCCGAAACTGGGGCGGCTTTGACCTCAAAGAAGCCGAACACATCGCCAAGCTGGGACGCGCCATTTTGGGGTGGGAAACCCTGCGTGAAGTTGAACTCTACCTTGGTTTTCTCTTGACCCAGAAAATAGAGCCTCTCTTCGAAGCAGCGGAAGACGAAGAGAAAGTTGCCTTGCAAACTTTTCATCCGACTTGGTTTGTCAAGTACTGCTTTGACCTCTTTGGCAAAACCGAAGCCAAGGCGTTTTTAGACGGGAACCTTTCGCCTCCTGAAACTTGCATACGCCTCAGCACTCTACGTGCCACTCAAGAGGAAATCGTGCAGAAACTCGAAGCAGAAGGTGTCAAGCTAAAGAAAGTGGAACCTTTAACCCACACCTACAGGGTGCAAAGTTCTAAGCGTCCGCTTAACCGGTTGGACAGTTACCGGTTGGGGTTCTTTTACATCCAAGACAAAGCCAGTTGCTTTGCCACCGAAGCCGCTAACCCCAAACCCAACGACACCGTGCTGGATGTCTGCGCTGCTCCTGGAGCAAAGACTACCTATCTGGCTCAAATCATGCAAAACCAAGGCACCATCTACTCGGTTGATTATTCAAAGCGGCGGATTAAGACTTGGCGGCAAGAAGTGGGGCGGATGTGGGTAAACATTGCTCAGCCCATAATGGCGGATGCGCGTTCCCCGTTGCCTTTGGAGGTTGAAGCCGACGTTGTGGTTTTAGACCCGCCTTGCTCCAGCACAGGCGTTTTTGCCAAGCTTCCCGCAGCTAAATGGCGGCTTTCTCCAAAAAGCATCCAAAAAATGGCGGATATCCAGTGGATGATGATTAACAACTGCGCCTCCAAAGTCAGGCAAGGTGGATTTTTGATGTACTCCACCTGCAGCGTAACTGTGGAAGAAAACGAGGAAATCGTAGAGCGTTTTCTGCAACGATACCCCAACTTTGAGTTAGTGGAGATAACGCCAAAGATGGGGTTGCCTGGCTTGCGAGGTTTTGACAGGTGCCAGCGGCTTTACCCCCATATTCACCACAGCAATGGGTTCTTTATTGCAAAGATGCAGAAGAAATAA